A single Chanos chanos chromosome 8, fChaCha1.1, whole genome shotgun sequence DNA region contains:
- the LOC115819542 gene encoding immunoglobulin superfamily member 11: MACTGWWFIWSYCLAFILLKYGEGVRVTVRETNLEVVQGDSVTLPCSFFTMMPLFRLNIIWTFMSPSDPQSPTQVIVYDNGQVIESPAFTGRVGFAGIPWSADIILNSTRVSDAGIYRCVVSNPPETGDPGIGELSLSVLAPPSLPVCLWDGDAGAGGTVSLSCMVSEGMPTPEMRWEKLEPEQVSLPVIMEEDHTGSVHIANVSSQTSGLYRCSVTNVLGTQNCYVNLSVYTSSHSSPGILQGVLLTLSMALVLLALLVLVLWLHRSGQEIKWRDGGEEDECYNEIRYTPSLMKRSFV, translated from the exons GAGAGGGAGTCCGTGTCACAGTGCGGGAGACAAACCTGGAGGTAGTGCAGGGTGACTCTGTCACTCTACCCTGTTCCTTTTTCACCATGATGCCTTTGTTTCGACTCAACATCATCTGGACCTTCATGTCACCATCTGACCCACAATCTCCCACTCAG GTGATCGTGTATGATAATGGTCAGGTGATTGAGAGTCCGGCTTTTACTGGCCGTGTGGGATTCGCTGGCATTCCCTGGAGTGCTGACATCATCCTTAACAGCACACGAGTTTCTGATGCTGGGATCTACCGCTGCGTGGTAAGCAATCCACCCGAGACAGGAGACCCTGGAATAGGGGAGCTCAGCCTCAGTGTCCTTG CGCCTCcatctctgcctgtgtgtctttgggaCGGGGATGCGGGGGCGGGGGGCACGGTGAGTCTGTCCTGCATGGTGTCGGAGGGCATGCCGACCCCAGAGATGAGGTGGGAAAAGCTAGAGCCAGAGCAGGTTTCTCTGCCTGTGATTATGGAGG AGGACCACACTGGCTCTGTTCACATTGCCAACGTGTCGTCACAGACATCGGGGCTGTATCGCTGTTCGGTCACAAACGTTTTGGGCACTCAGAACTGCTACGTGAACCTGTCTGTGTACACCT CTTCACACAGTTCCCCTGGCATCCTACAGGGGGTGCTGTTGACTCTGTCCATGGCCCTGGTGCTGTTGGCCCTGCTGGTGCTTGTCTTGTGGCTTCATCGCTCTGGCCAGGAGATTAAATGGAGGGATGGCGGTGAGGAGGATGAGTGTTACAATGAGATCAGGTACACACCCTCGCTCATGAAGCGCTCCTTCGTCTGA